In Microbacterium sp. AB, a single genomic region encodes these proteins:
- the dprA gene encoding DNA-processing protein DprA: MATITSLSKDERAARVTLAATLEPDDAVTGRLITAVGTVETVRLAAGTGAFPKKVDAIEAGLWRNKVAPRMDARTVTQALSESDRLGLRILIPGDDDWPAALNDLGERTPTALWVRGATSFLTAPLSDRVTVTGARAATSYGEHVTGELASDLTHAERIIVAGGAYGIDAAAHRPALASGGQTVAVMVGGLDRLYPSGNRELLERVGDLGLLASEMPPGATPSKWRFLARNRILGALSGATVVVEAGYRSGSLNLAARAAQLGRPVGAVPGPVTSVSSAGTHRLLREGIASLVTRVQDVTALLDRSTETSRSTIEHGVGLGRPARQEASVRSF, from the coding sequence ATGGCCACAATCACTTCTCTCTCCAAGGATGAGCGCGCCGCGCGGGTGACTCTGGCTGCAACCTTGGAGCCCGATGACGCGGTGACCGGCCGGCTCATCACCGCGGTCGGCACCGTGGAGACTGTGCGCCTGGCAGCTGGTACCGGTGCGTTCCCGAAGAAGGTGGATGCGATCGAGGCGGGGCTGTGGCGCAACAAGGTTGCCCCACGAATGGATGCCCGCACGGTCACGCAGGCGCTGTCGGAGAGCGACCGTCTCGGGCTGCGCATCCTCATCCCTGGAGACGATGATTGGCCGGCCGCGCTCAACGACTTGGGCGAGCGTACCCCGACTGCCCTGTGGGTGCGCGGCGCAACATCGTTCCTCACTGCTCCGCTGAGTGATCGCGTGACGGTCACCGGAGCCCGCGCCGCCACAAGCTACGGCGAGCACGTCACGGGCGAGCTCGCCTCCGATCTGACGCATGCCGAGCGGATCATCGTGGCCGGCGGCGCCTACGGTATCGACGCCGCCGCACACCGACCCGCGCTCGCCTCCGGTGGGCAGACTGTCGCCGTGATGGTCGGCGGCTTGGATCGGCTCTACCCGTCCGGCAACCGTGAGCTCCTGGAACGAGTCGGAGACCTCGGGCTTCTCGCCAGCGAGATGCCGCCCGGCGCGACACCGAGCAAGTGGCGCTTCCTCGCCCGCAATCGCATCCTCGGCGCCCTCTCCGGTGCGACCGTCGTCGTGGAAGCCGGCTACCGCTCCGGCTCCCTCAACCTCGCCGCCCGCGCCGCGCAGCTCGGGCGACCCGTGGGCGCAGTCCCCGGTCCGGTCACCAGCGTGTCCAGTGCCGGCACGCACCGGCTCCTGCGCGAAGGCATCGCGTCCCTCGTGACCCGGGTTCAAGACGTGACAGCGCTCCTCGACCGGTCGACTGAGACGAGCCGAAGCACCATCGAACACGGAGTTGGGCTCGGCCGTCCGGCACGACAGGAGGCGTCGGTTCGCTCCTTCTGA
- the mobF gene encoding MobF family relaxase produces MRVMSAGDGYKYLLRTVAASDGDRSLSTPLTRYYNSEGTPPGRWLGAGIATLGSGRISAGDHVSEVQLQLLVGMGRDPMTGEPLGRAYPEYRTVAERIEARTEALDPSLGPASRAEAVVAIEAEEAERGTRRAVAGFDFTFSVPKSASVLWAVADAGTQTLIADAHHAAVAEVVAFMEREVAATRTGASGRDGAVAQVDVAGLIATAFDHYDSRAGDPHLHTHVVISNKVQAVLDGKWRSLDGRPMHAAVVALSELHEAVFADHLTRMLGVSWEARDRGRDRNPAWAITGVPEALVKEFSTRARYIDAETDRLIDNYVSEHGRRPSPVTIMKLRAQATLTTRPEKEVWSLADLTASWRERAGRVLGEDATSWARGVTVNDEPLLLRADDVPLDVVASLGRDVVAAVGEKRSTWHRWNLTAEAARQTMDYRFASTEDREAVVGLVVDAAEAASLRLTPPELASSPAEFRRPDGTSVFRPKHSALFSSEVLLAAEDRLLERARTTTAPTVPLTTVERITKRPDSKGRMLGDDQAAALTKVALSGRMVDVLVGPAGAGKTTAMSALRRAWEHEHGRGSVVGLAPSAVAAQVLADDLGIQTENTAKWLDTHDRTGETFRKGQLVIVDEASLAGTLSLDRITTLAAEGGAKVLLVGDHAQLQSVTAGGAFSLLVRDRDDVPELFDVHRFVNVWEKTASLALRYGRTDVIDTYAEHGRVIGGETEEMIDAAYTAWRTDPLDGRASILVTDSNESVQALNNRARADLILDGTVNARREVELHDGTRAAAGDTVITRRNDRRLRAGRSWVRNGDRWNVTEVRDDGALTLRRAGRTWGASVVVPAKYAAEHLDLGYAITSYRAQGITVDSSHVLADASMTRETFYVAMTRGRKQNITYVAIDKPDPAHDGPHPGDNTEATARSVLFGVLQHVGAERSAHETITVEQNTWGSIAQLAAEYETLAAAAQHDRWATLIRSSGLSNDDADDTISSPAFGALTTELRRAEANQHDIDALLPRLVGARGFGDADDIAAILHYRVAKATARPGGSGRTRKAPRLIAGLIPEATGTMPSEMRQALAERRNLIETRTDALLDNALTEKHEWITKLGVQPKQARAAHEWRNAARTIAVYRDRYGVTGPPPLGAPAETETQKLDAARARAALDRARRLSDLRVAVQELGGTAPPAQRSRTL; encoded by the coding sequence ATGCGCGTGATGTCGGCGGGCGACGGTTACAAGTACCTGCTGCGCACAGTCGCGGCCAGCGACGGCGACCGCTCGCTCTCCACCCCGCTGACGCGTTACTACAACTCCGAGGGCACCCCGCCGGGCCGGTGGCTCGGCGCCGGGATCGCCACGCTCGGCAGTGGGCGGATCAGCGCAGGCGATCACGTCTCCGAAGTCCAACTCCAGCTCCTGGTCGGTATGGGCCGTGACCCGATGACGGGGGAACCGCTTGGCCGTGCGTACCCCGAGTACCGAACCGTGGCTGAGCGGATTGAGGCGCGCACCGAGGCGCTTGATCCATCCCTCGGGCCGGCGTCACGTGCGGAGGCGGTCGTGGCGATCGAAGCGGAGGAGGCCGAGCGTGGGACGCGACGGGCGGTTGCGGGGTTCGACTTCACGTTCTCGGTCCCGAAGTCCGCGAGCGTGCTCTGGGCGGTTGCGGATGCCGGGACGCAGACGTTGATCGCGGACGCACACCATGCGGCGGTTGCGGAGGTCGTTGCGTTCATGGAGCGGGAGGTTGCAGCCACGCGCACGGGCGCAAGCGGCCGCGACGGCGCGGTTGCGCAGGTCGATGTCGCAGGTCTGATCGCCACCGCGTTCGACCACTACGACAGCCGGGCGGGCGACCCCCATCTGCACACGCACGTCGTCATCAGCAACAAGGTCCAGGCCGTCCTTGACGGGAAATGGCGCAGCCTGGATGGGCGGCCGATGCACGCGGCTGTCGTCGCGCTCTCCGAACTGCACGAGGCGGTCTTCGCGGACCACCTCACCCGAATGCTCGGCGTCTCTTGGGAGGCGCGGGATAGAGGCCGCGACCGGAACCCCGCCTGGGCGATCACCGGGGTGCCGGAGGCACTGGTCAAGGAGTTCTCCACTCGTGCCCGGTACATCGACGCCGAGACCGATCGCCTCATCGACAACTACGTCTCCGAGCATGGGCGGCGGCCGTCGCCGGTGACGATCATGAAGCTCCGCGCCCAGGCCACGCTCACCACTCGGCCGGAGAAGGAGGTGTGGTCGCTGGCTGACCTCACGGCCTCGTGGCGGGAGCGGGCCGGGAGGGTGCTCGGGGAGGATGCGACCTCGTGGGCGCGCGGCGTGACGGTGAACGATGAGCCGTTGCTGCTGCGCGCCGATGACGTGCCGCTCGACGTGGTCGCCTCGCTCGGGCGAGACGTGGTGGCCGCGGTAGGTGAGAAGCGCTCCACCTGGCACCGGTGGAATCTCACCGCTGAGGCGGCGAGGCAAACGATGGATTACCGGTTCGCGTCGACCGAGGATCGCGAAGCCGTCGTCGGACTGGTCGTGGATGCCGCCGAAGCAGCGTCGCTGCGCCTGACCCCGCCGGAGCTCGCATCTAGCCCGGCGGAGTTCCGCCGACCGGACGGCACGAGTGTGTTCCGTCCGAAGCACTCCGCGCTGTTCTCCTCCGAGGTGCTGCTGGCTGCCGAAGACCGCCTCCTCGAGCGCGCCCGCACCACCACTGCGCCGACGGTTCCGCTGACCACCGTCGAACGAATCACGAAACGCCCCGACAGCAAGGGGCGGATGCTCGGTGACGACCAGGCAGCCGCGTTGACGAAGGTCGCGCTCTCGGGCCGGATGGTCGATGTGCTGGTCGGCCCGGCCGGTGCGGGGAAGACTACGGCGATGTCGGCGTTGCGGCGGGCGTGGGAGCACGAGCACGGGCGCGGCAGCGTGGTCGGGCTCGCGCCGTCCGCGGTCGCCGCGCAGGTTTTGGCTGATGACCTCGGCATCCAGACCGAGAACACGGCGAAGTGGCTCGACACCCACGACCGCACCGGGGAGACGTTCCGCAAGGGACAGCTCGTCATCGTCGACGAGGCGTCCCTGGCGGGCACGCTCTCCCTCGACCGCATCACCACATTGGCGGCGGAAGGCGGGGCGAAGGTGCTGCTGGTCGGGGATCACGCCCAGCTTCAGTCCGTTACAGCCGGGGGCGCGTTCTCCCTCCTCGTCCGCGACCGCGACGATGTCCCGGAGCTGTTCGACGTGCACCGGTTCGTGAACGTGTGGGAGAAGACCGCATCCCTCGCGCTGCGGTACGGCCGCACCGACGTCATCGACACCTACGCCGAGCACGGCCGCGTGATCGGCGGGGAGACAGAGGAGATGATCGACGCCGCCTACACCGCCTGGCGTACGGACCCCCTCGACGGGCGAGCCAGCATCCTCGTCACCGACTCCAACGAGTCCGTCCAGGCGCTCAACAACAGGGCGCGCGCTGATCTGATCCTCGACGGCACCGTGAACGCCCGCCGCGAGGTCGAGCTGCACGACGGCACCCGTGCCGCGGCCGGGGACACCGTCATCACCCGCCGCAACGACCGCCGCCTGCGCGCCGGCCGGTCCTGGGTCCGCAACGGCGACAGGTGGAACGTCACCGAGGTCCGCGACGACGGCGCTCTTACCTTGCGCCGCGCCGGGCGTACGTGGGGCGCATCGGTCGTGGTCCCGGCCAAGTACGCGGCCGAACATCTCGACCTCGGCTACGCCATCACCTCCTACCGGGCGCAGGGCATCACGGTCGACTCCTCGCACGTCCTGGCAGACGCGTCGATGACCAGAGAGACGTTCTACGTCGCCATGACACGAGGCCGCAAGCAGAACATCACCTACGTCGCCATCGACAAGCCCGACCCCGCCCACGACGGACCACACCCCGGCGACAACACCGAGGCCACTGCCCGCTCGGTGCTGTTCGGGGTGCTGCAGCACGTCGGCGCCGAGCGGTCCGCGCACGAGACGATCACCGTCGAGCAGAACACGTGGGGCTCGATCGCGCAGCTCGCCGCAGAATACGAGACCCTGGCCGCTGCCGCACAACACGACCGCTGGGCCACACTCATCCGATCGTCTGGGCTCAGCAACGACGACGCAGACGACACGATCTCCTCACCCGCATTCGGAGCGCTGACCACCGAGCTGCGGCGGGCAGAGGCGAACCAGCACGACATCGACGCCCTGCTGCCGCGCCTCGTGGGAGCACGCGGGTTCGGGGACGCCGATGACATCGCGGCCATCCTTCACTACCGCGTCGCTAAGGCGACCGCCCGACCTGGAGGGTCCGGTCGCACGCGGAAGGCACCACGCTTGATCGCCGGCCTCATCCCCGAAGCCACTGGCACCATGCCATCGGAGATGCGGCAGGCACTGGCAGAGCGGCGCAACCTCATCGAGACCCGGACCGACGCACTCCTCGACAACGCGCTCACCGAGAAACACGAGTGGATCACGAAACTCGGCGTCCAGCCGAAACAGGCACGAGCAGCCCACGAATGGCGGAACGCCGCGCGCACCATCGCTGTCTACCGCGACCGCTACGGCGTCACTGGGCCCCCACCCCTCGGAGCACCCGCCGAGACCGAGACGCAGAAGCTCGACGCCGCCCGCGCCCGTGCCGCGCTCGACAGGGCACGAAGGCTAAGTGATCTCCGAGTAGCAGTCCAGGAATTGGGTGGTACGGCGCCACCAGCTCAGAGAAGTCGCACTCTCTAG
- a CDS encoding asparagine synthase-related protein, protein MIALPDTDRAARLIEGQVGHATHRLLYPSGRPWLVASAPDHLPFLISSDGTAAVIGPVGADQAQLDRSVRSARSPGDFARIQKIYAGSFSVVGIFRGSLYASAPALESRRMFWSMIHGVPVVADRADVLARLGGFALDDGSVALRLSRGVPHPVDSAPMWREISAVPGGQFIIVDADERVSTQSWWSRPAPVLDRREGAAAVREAIADSVAVRVPPSGTFACDLSGGLDSTPLCYFAAQSGRPLIARTFFTEDPGGREDLDWAKRALPAMSSISEHVVFSTAGIPGFYEDLYGLGVPLDEPTQAGGTIPRVRHMLRDDLERDVSVHINGLGGDHLFRGVRAWNHTLARSRPALAWSRARAEDIPSRVPARTTARQLADRRPYRRWLLDSIGDAELGVEPPQLPRSNDWSVPVTLPPWLTADGRNEILRRLHSAAEDAEPLAPGIAGHFDLFTVRQAGRLARSMGLIGDAMGVSYDSPLLDDRVVEAVFSVRYEERDTPVDWKPLIKEAMAGLLPADYLRRTNKIGGAPQAVRGYAANYETLRALWEESGVLDSGYVDRDALFENASPSSTATPSSHIHALTDAAIFAQSQRSGSSLSSLDIQEQK, encoded by the coding sequence GTGATCGCACTGCCGGATACGGATCGTGCCGCCCGCCTGATTGAGGGACAGGTCGGCCACGCAACTCATCGGCTCCTCTATCCTTCTGGCCGGCCATGGCTCGTGGCCAGCGCCCCGGACCATCTCCCGTTCCTGATCTCTTCCGACGGAACGGCGGCCGTGATCGGCCCCGTCGGCGCCGATCAGGCGCAGCTCGATCGGTCAGTGAGATCTGCGCGCTCCCCGGGTGACTTCGCCAGGATCCAGAAGATCTACGCGGGGAGCTTCTCGGTCGTCGGCATCTTCCGGGGCTCTCTGTATGCCAGCGCCCCTGCACTCGAGAGCCGCCGGATGTTCTGGAGCATGATCCACGGCGTACCTGTCGTCGCGGACCGCGCGGATGTCCTCGCGCGTCTCGGAGGTTTCGCTCTCGACGACGGCTCGGTGGCGCTGCGTCTCAGCCGGGGCGTGCCGCATCCCGTCGATTCGGCTCCGATGTGGCGCGAGATATCGGCGGTCCCGGGCGGCCAGTTCATCATCGTCGACGCTGACGAGCGCGTGAGCACGCAGAGCTGGTGGTCGCGCCCTGCCCCTGTCCTGGACCGCCGTGAAGGTGCTGCGGCAGTCCGCGAGGCGATCGCCGATTCGGTGGCCGTCCGGGTGCCCCCAAGCGGCACGTTCGCGTGTGATCTGTCGGGCGGGCTGGACTCGACGCCGCTGTGCTACTTCGCGGCACAATCGGGCAGGCCATTGATCGCTCGCACATTCTTCACAGAGGACCCCGGAGGACGCGAGGACCTGGACTGGGCGAAGCGAGCACTCCCGGCCATGAGCTCGATCAGCGAGCATGTCGTGTTCTCGACAGCAGGCATCCCGGGCTTCTATGAGGACCTCTACGGTCTCGGTGTTCCCCTCGACGAACCGACACAGGCCGGCGGCACGATCCCGCGGGTCAGGCACATGCTCCGTGACGACCTCGAACGGGACGTGTCGGTACACATCAACGGTCTCGGAGGTGACCACCTGTTCCGGGGAGTGCGAGCGTGGAATCACACCCTCGCCAGGTCACGACCGGCTCTCGCCTGGTCGAGGGCCCGCGCCGAAGACATTCCGTCCCGCGTGCCCGCCAGGACGACGGCGCGGCAGCTTGCGGACCGCCGGCCGTACCGTCGCTGGCTGCTCGACAGCATCGGGGACGCCGAGCTCGGAGTCGAGCCACCCCAGCTGCCTCGGTCAAATGACTGGTCCGTGCCGGTCACCCTGCCGCCCTGGCTGACAGCGGATGGGCGAAACGAGATCCTCCGCCGCCTGCATTCGGCCGCAGAAGATGCGGAGCCGCTCGCGCCAGGAATCGCCGGTCATTTCGACCTCTTCACCGTGAGGCAAGCCGGCCGGCTGGCCCGCAGCATGGGGCTGATCGGTGACGCCATGGGAGTCTCCTACGACTCACCGCTGCTGGACGACCGCGTCGTCGAGGCAGTCTTCTCCGTGAGGTACGAGGAGCGCGACACGCCGGTCGATTGGAAGCCGCTGATCAAGGAGGCGATGGCAGGCCTGCTCCCGGCCGACTACCTCCGGCGCACGAACAAGATCGGGGGCGCGCCCCAGGCGGTCCGGGGATACGCGGCGAACTACGAGACGCTCCGCGCTCTCTGGGAGGAGTCGGGCGTTCTGGACTCGGGCTACGTCGACAGGGACGCGCTCTTCGAGAACGCCTCGCCGTCATCCACCGCCACTCCTTCGAGTCACATCCACGCGCTCACTGACGCGGCGATATTCGCCCAATCTCAGAGATCCGGGTCATCTCTTTCCTCTCTAGACATCCAGGAGCAGAAGTGA
- a CDS encoding lasso peptide biosynthesis PqqD family chaperone, producing MTNTPETRNPSLHRVSTEYGDVILNERTGAYWHLNESASRVVAVLDSGGSVEDAVRDLVDVYEIDEVRARQDIEVISASLQKLGAL from the coding sequence GTGACGAACACACCCGAAACCAGGAACCCGTCGCTTCACCGTGTGTCGACCGAGTATGGCGACGTCATCCTCAACGAGAGGACCGGGGCCTACTGGCATCTGAACGAGAGCGCATCGCGAGTCGTCGCCGTGCTCGACAGCGGGGGTTCAGTGGAAGATGCCGTGCGCGACCTTGTCGACGTCTACGAGATCGACGAAGTACGCGCTCGCCAGGACATCGAGGTCATCTCGGCCAGCCTGCAGAAGCTGGGGGCGCTATGA
- a CDS encoding lasso peptide biosynthesis B2 protein has product MSEVLPETPARLTFIERVQVQAALIGARAIQGRSPDKMRTWLERVATGAAPASYAETKLARDQVLTVSAYCRGGTACLLRSIAVALVCRQRSTWPTWAVGVLAVPPFAAHAWVEAEGRIVDEPMDETDYKAFFKVQPSRRPSLRPVELPNASREEVQP; this is encoded by the coding sequence ATGAGTGAAGTGCTCCCCGAGACACCCGCCCGGCTCACATTCATTGAACGCGTGCAAGTCCAGGCGGCGCTTATCGGCGCCCGGGCGATTCAGGGACGGTCCCCGGACAAGATGCGCACATGGCTTGAGAGGGTGGCGACCGGTGCGGCGCCCGCCAGCTACGCCGAGACGAAGCTCGCGCGCGATCAGGTCCTGACTGTGAGCGCCTACTGCAGAGGAGGCACAGCGTGCCTGCTCCGGTCGATAGCTGTCGCGCTCGTGTGCCGTCAGCGGAGCACCTGGCCCACCTGGGCGGTCGGGGTACTCGCCGTTCCGCCGTTCGCAGCTCACGCCTGGGTCGAAGCCGAAGGACGCATCGTCGACGAGCCGATGGACGAGACGGACTACAAGGCGTTCTTCAAGGTGCAACCGAGCCGTCGACCGTCCCTCCGGCCGGTCGAACTTCCCAACGCGTCACGAGAGGAGGTGCAACCGTGA
- a CDS encoding keywimysin-related RiPP yields MDKTYEAPALVELGSFAAVTGAGIGTSAEGWWPLADRP; encoded by the coding sequence ATGGACAAGACCTACGAGGCTCCCGCCCTCGTCGAGCTCGGCAGCTTCGCTGCCGTGACCGGCGCCGGCATCGGCACGTCGGCCGAGGGCTGGTGGCCCCTGGCGGACCGCCCCTGA
- a CDS encoding keywimysin-related RiPP: MTSKYEAPALVQVGDFHHDTGEFIGPHDEQILPLEDHSP, from the coding sequence ATGACCAGCAAGTACGAGGCACCGGCGCTTGTGCAGGTGGGAGATTTCCACCACGACACGGGCGAGTTCATCGGCCCGCACGATGAGCAGATCCTCCCGCTCGAGGATCACTCACCGTGA
- a CDS encoding ABC transporter ATP-binding protein: protein MHDGHSPAVEISDLRMRYGTRDVLRGIDLRIDRGTILGLLGPNGAGKTTTIEILEGFRRRSSGTVRVLGQDPQHGDERWRARLGIVLQDWRDHRRWRVGELLEHLGRYYKPYSTPARPRPIPAGRLLAQFGLQQQASTSIAKLSGGQRRRLDVAIGLVGNPELLFLDEPTVGFDPEARQGFHQAIWQISQTSDTAIVLTTHDLAEAERLASRIAILNHGRIVIDDTPAMLKARLASRAVVSYRLHGREYRHDVPADEVEAFVHEVLADRSQITQLEVVRPSLESAYLDLVSDESRINVGKPVAQDVVA, encoded by the coding sequence ATGCACGATGGCCACTCCCCCGCGGTCGAGATCAGTGACCTTCGCATGCGTTACGGCACCCGCGACGTCCTGCGCGGCATCGACCTGCGCATCGACCGGGGAACGATCCTCGGCCTGCTCGGGCCCAATGGTGCGGGCAAGACCACGACAATCGAGATCCTTGAAGGCTTCCGGCGCCGCTCCTCCGGCACTGTCCGAGTCCTCGGACAGGACCCTCAGCACGGCGACGAGCGCTGGCGCGCCCGCCTCGGCATCGTGCTCCAGGACTGGAGAGACCATCGGCGCTGGCGCGTCGGTGAACTCCTTGAGCATCTCGGTCGCTACTACAAGCCCTACAGCACGCCCGCGCGGCCTCGCCCGATCCCCGCCGGGCGGCTGCTCGCGCAGTTCGGTCTCCAGCAGCAAGCCTCGACGAGCATCGCCAAGCTCTCCGGCGGCCAGAGGCGCCGGCTGGATGTCGCGATCGGGCTGGTGGGGAATCCTGAGCTGCTGTTCCTAGACGAGCCGACCGTGGGGTTCGACCCTGAGGCCCGCCAAGGATTCCATCAGGCGATCTGGCAGATCTCGCAGACGAGCGACACCGCCATCGTCCTGACGACTCACGACCTCGCCGAGGCGGAGAGGCTGGCGAGCAGGATCGCGATCCTGAATCACGGCCGGATCGTCATCGACGACACCCCGGCGATGCTGAAGGCCCGTCTCGCGAGCCGTGCTGTCGTCTCCTACCGTCTGCACGGACGCGAATACCGTCACGACGTTCCCGCCGATGAGGTCGAGGCCTTCGTTCACGAGGTGCTCGCCGATCGCTCTCAGATCACCCAGCTGGAGGTGGTGCGGCCCAGCCTGGAGAGCGCCTACCTCGATCTCGTGAGCGATGAGTCGCGGATCAACGTCGGAAAGCCGGTGGCGCAGGACGTGGTTGCATGA
- a CDS encoding ABC transporter permease yields MRFPLTALSAGVSRGAIELRQGLSLIANYVFFPTIAIVVMYFLRDFRVAEDGPSLGMYAIPGIVAMNILFTSLMGVASALLTEREDGTLLRVRTVPHGTVGYLVGKILSQTALTLVTFVVVMTLAVVLFDGFAPDPLRVLSLLWVLPLGIAAMLPLGIAIGGLVKQPRQLSLLSLLLMGMTAVCGIFYPLALQGTGLQVVGQCLPLYWLGLGMRSALLPEEIASFEIGESWRAAETALVLGAWAVAATALALYALRRMTHRASGSRRPSLPDVLQPRLKSQSSGIRPQAPREVRR; encoded by the coding sequence ATGAGATTCCCCCTCACCGCGCTGAGCGCCGGAGTCTCCCGCGGTGCCATCGAACTGCGTCAGGGGCTGAGCCTGATCGCGAACTACGTCTTCTTCCCGACGATCGCGATCGTGGTGATGTACTTCCTGCGCGACTTCCGCGTCGCTGAGGACGGTCCGTCCCTGGGCATGTACGCGATTCCCGGGATCGTCGCGATGAACATCCTGTTCACGAGCCTGATGGGGGTTGCCTCGGCGCTGCTCACCGAACGGGAGGATGGCACGCTGCTGCGCGTGAGGACTGTCCCGCACGGGACGGTCGGCTACCTGGTCGGAAAGATCCTGAGCCAGACGGCGCTGACGCTGGTGACCTTCGTCGTGGTCATGACTCTCGCTGTCGTCCTCTTCGACGGCTTCGCCCCCGATCCGCTGAGGGTCCTGAGCCTGCTGTGGGTGCTGCCGCTGGGCATCGCGGCAATGCTCCCCCTGGGCATCGCCATCGGTGGCCTGGTCAAACAGCCAAGGCAGCTCAGCCTCCTGTCGCTGCTGCTGATGGGAATGACCGCGGTGTGCGGTATTTTCTATCCGCTCGCGTTGCAAGGCACCGGCCTCCAGGTGGTCGGGCAGTGCCTGCCGCTGTACTGGCTCGGGCTGGGAATGCGTTCGGCACTTCTCCCGGAGGAGATCGCATCGTTCGAGATCGGGGAAAGCTGGAGGGCTGCCGAGACGGCTCTCGTGCTCGGCGCGTGGGCTGTTGCCGCGACAGCTCTCGCCCTCTACGCGCTGCGTCGGATGACGCACCGCGCCTCCGGTTCCCGGCGCCCGTCGCTGCCAGACGTACTGCAACCGCGGCTGAAGTCGCAGTCGAGCGGCATACGACCCCAGGCCCCGCGAGAAGTCCGACGGTAG
- a CDS encoding sensor histidine kinase, whose product MDGGTAGRDRGGGALPGGGEERGRGTWFRQHPRLIDLVVVLAIFAYNLPIQFGSVPEGLWPGTSLALSVALCAPYLWRRRRPLLVYACIQAAAFAQIGLGVGLLVADVLLLLAVYNLAVRMRWQVSAAAAAVTVAWLLIAVGPALSLGHLSIGDVGVLIAVIAWAWTWGRLVQTRRRYIGSLHERAEQLEREKAAEAAMAATAERTRIAREIHDVVSHSLSVMVVMSDGAATTIDAEPAQSKTAMLAVRDTGRTALADMRRMLGVLRDGEPGSRAPQPGIAQLDRLIEDSAAAGLPVTFSVEGQPGPVAASVDLTVYRVVQEALTNVRRHAGPSVTEVRVMVRHEKDMIRVSVSDDGAGPAENAAAQGGHGLIGMRERVAAHQGVLRTGARPDGGFEVNATVPKESAGL is encoded by the coding sequence ATGGATGGAGGCACCGCCGGCCGGGACCGCGGCGGCGGAGCCCTGCCTGGCGGCGGTGAGGAGCGGGGCCGTGGGACGTGGTTCCGGCAGCATCCCCGCCTTATCGACCTGGTCGTGGTACTCGCGATCTTCGCCTACAACCTGCCGATCCAGTTCGGCTCCGTGCCGGAAGGCCTGTGGCCAGGGACGTCTCTGGCGCTGTCGGTGGCACTGTGCGCGCCGTACCTGTGGCGGCGACGCCGCCCGCTCCTGGTCTACGCCTGCATCCAGGCGGCAGCCTTCGCGCAGATCGGGCTCGGCGTCGGGCTGCTGGTGGCCGACGTGCTGCTGCTGCTCGCCGTATACAACCTCGCCGTCCGCATGCGCTGGCAGGTTTCCGCAGCCGCCGCTGCTGTCACTGTCGCGTGGCTGCTCATCGCCGTAGGCCCCGCTCTATCGCTGGGCCACCTGAGCATCGGTGACGTGGGAGTCCTCATCGCCGTCATCGCGTGGGCGTGGACGTGGGGGCGTCTGGTCCAGACCCGTCGTCGTTACATCGGCAGCCTGCACGAACGAGCCGAGCAGCTCGAGCGGGAGAAGGCGGCGGAAGCAGCGATGGCCGCCACCGCGGAGCGCACGCGGATCGCCCGCGAGATCCACGATGTCGTCTCTCACAGCCTCAGCGTGATGGTCGTGATGTCCGATGGCGCGGCGACGACGATCGACGCCGAGCCCGCTCAATCCAAGACCGCCATGCTGGCCGTCCGAGACACCGGCCGCACAGCGCTGGCAGACATGCGCCGGATGCTCGGGGTCCTACGTGACGGTGAGCCGGGGTCACGGGCACCCCAGCCCGGGATCGCTCAGCTCGACCGCCTCATCGAGGACTCTGCTGCGGCTGGCCTGCCGGTGACCTTCAGCGTGGAGGGACAGCCCGGTCCTGTGGCCGCGAGCGTGGACCTCACGGTGTACCGCGTCGTCCAGGAGGCGCTGACGAACGTGCGCCGGCATGCCGGCCCCTCGGTGACGGAGGTGCGCGTGATGGTGCGGCACGAAAAGGACATGATCCGCGTGAGCGTCAGCGACGACGGAGCCGGGCCAGCTGAGAATGCCGCTGCACAGGGTGGCCATGGCCTGATCGGCATGCGCGAGCGGGTCGCCGCCCATCAGGGCGTGCTGCGGACCGGCGCACGCCCGGACGGCGGCTTCGAGGTGAACGCGACCGTGCCGAAGGAGAGCGCAGGCCTATGA